In Clostridium sporogenes, one genomic interval encodes:
- a CDS encoding FtsX-like permease family protein produces the protein MKKPKMQILFAISIILISCLPVITNEGQSYTIFQLLVGNVKMMNPVIPAQVPAVLLLVTPIQYLIHMILLIRNNTDRYEVAILYLSLITTVIGVACIILCKVEKNGESTIWVWLRMLLIIIAYVSPRVYESFQDFKQSEKLQKLEEQNEKVAEKEKQRKNAKYMKRVKKNPYLKKILWKIYKSNMRNSILLVTGATISSAFLFTTIAVYEMFYELQKGNVPVVGDELSVLLWDAIILIGIISIFLLALSLKIYVKSRIEDYNLMIILGMRDRVLRFFIVTEYTGSLAVGLLIGIFMGSLLTIGFQSIIHSIYPTFISIGLPSIKTYFIACFYIILLFLVSTIINHEIYVEMELGSSRQISVSKEKMPNRWLGIKCVVGTILMLVSSYEFSKRVWTESIYLIIMFLVGCYIIISAGGAWILKSYRKKGNVYYKRLPFLQQFYSRFKTHRSNFFMVYILHFLLIAYFSVRISGMLPLDRVQALFPYDYVCLGEKEDQETFKEFQKKLSKKSLILPMVRVTIASASEKNSGSTMDIGFQGQNIGISESSYNQLTGRKLGLQNKEIYISFQQDKSEKAHLLDFSVLGGSPRMRFGMPEPYFFGERDKVFDSDYKAIGQERRIIVGNLVGGMQENIIVFSDEYFKSIYSTGDGPSILALFNINKDKEQEAAVKFSDYAKDHIQYSEYDSLIQPVYGKKILQNDTLLAHMLKLLEYLFVMILLLISILYVFIVKMVSELPDTRSRMKQFKYLGMRERLDRKILAFENNVMTIMPLVLAIVASISYIFITLKVRYFTKIEQQEFWQYEIWIIGIYTLINLIVAFIIGKVMICLGNREE, from the coding sequence ATGAAAAAGCCAAAGATGCAAATATTATTTGCCATTTCTATTATACTAATTTCTTGCTTACCTGTTATCACAAATGAGGGACAAAGTTATACTATATTCCAATTATTGGTTGGAAATGTTAAAATGATGAATCCTGTGATACCAGCTCAAGTTCCAGCAGTTTTATTGCTTGTTACACCAATACAGTATTTAATACATATGATTTTGCTTATAAGAAATAACACTGATAGGTATGAGGTGGCTATTCTATACTTAAGTTTAATAACTACAGTAATAGGGGTGGCTTGTATTATATTGTGTAAGGTGGAAAAAAATGGTGAATCTACTATATGGGTATGGCTTCGAATGCTTCTTATTATAATTGCATATGTGTCACCTAGAGTGTATGAATCATTTCAGGATTTTAAGCAAAGCGAGAAATTGCAAAAGTTAGAAGAGCAAAATGAAAAGGTAGCAGAAAAGGAAAAGCAAAGAAAAAATGCTAAGTATATGAAACGTGTTAAAAAGAATCCATATCTTAAAAAGATTCTTTGGAAAATTTATAAAAGTAACATGAGAAATTCTATACTGCTAGTTACAGGAGCTACTATTTCCAGTGCATTTTTATTTACTACTATTGCAGTTTATGAGATGTTTTATGAGTTACAAAAAGGGAATGTTCCAGTAGTAGGAGATGAATTATCAGTCTTATTATGGGATGCAATTATTTTAATCGGCATTATATCTATTTTCTTATTAGCACTTTCTTTAAAAATATATGTAAAAAGTAGAATCGAAGATTATAATTTAATGATTATTTTAGGAATGCGAGATAGGGTCTTACGATTCTTTATTGTAACTGAGTATACAGGAAGTTTAGCAGTGGGATTATTGATTGGAATTTTTATGGGTAGTCTTTTGACAATTGGATTCCAGAGCATTATACATTCTATATATCCAACGTTTATTTCAATAGGACTTCCTAGTATTAAAACTTATTTCATAGCCTGTTTTTATATTATTTTATTATTTTTAGTTTCAACTATTATAAATCACGAAATTTATGTTGAAATGGAATTGGGATCTTCACGGCAGATATCTGTATCAAAAGAGAAGATGCCAAATAGATGGTTAGGAATTAAATGTGTTGTAGGAACAATATTGATGTTGGTTTCCAGCTATGAATTTTCTAAGCGTGTATGGACAGAGTCTATTTATCTTATTATTATGTTTTTGGTTGGATGTTATATAATCATTAGTGCAGGAGGAGCATGGATTTTAAAAAGTTATAGAAAGAAGGGAAATGTATATTATAAAAGACTTCCATTTTTACAGCAGTTTTATAGTAGATTTAAGACACATAGAAGTAATTTTTTTATGGTATACATTCTTCATTTTTTATTAATAGCATATTTTTCAGTGCGGATATCAGGAATGCTTCCTCTTGATAGAGTACAGGCATTGTTTCCTTATGATTATGTGTGTTTAGGAGAAAAAGAGGATCAAGAAACTTTTAAAGAATTCCAGAAAAAACTTTCTAAAAAGAGCCTAATACTTCCTATGGTACGAGTCACAATTGCAAGTGCAAGTGAAAAAAATAGTGGAAGTACAATGGATATAGGTTTTCAGGGGCAGAATATAGGTATTTCAGAGAGTAGTTACAATCAATTGACTGGGAGAAAATTAGGACTCCAAAATAAAGAAATTTATATTTCCTTTCAACAGGATAAATCAGAAAAGGCGCATTTGCTAGATTTCTCAGTATTAGGTGGTAGTCCGAGAATGAGATTTGGAATGCCAGAACCTTATTTTTTTGGAGAGAGAGATAAAGTTTTTGATTCAGATTATAAGGCTATAGGACAAGAACGTAGAATTATTGTTGGAAACCTAGTAGGAGGAATGCAGGAGAATATTATTGTTTTTTCTGATGAATATTTTAAATCAATATATTCTACTGGTGATGGGCCGAGTATATTGGCATTGTTTAATATAAACAAAGACAAAGAGCAAGAAGCAGCTGTGAAATTTTCGGATTACGCAAAAGATCACATACAATATAGTGAATATGATTCACTCATTCAGCCTGTATATGGGAAAAAAATTTTACAAAACGACACCTTGCTAGCTCATATGTTAAAATTGTTGGAATATCTATTCGTAATGATATTACTGTTGATCAGCATATTATATGTTTTCATTGTAAAGATGGTTTCAGAGTTGCCAGACACACGATCTAGAATGAAGCAGTTTAAATATTTAGGTATGAGGGAAAGATTAGATAGAAAAATTTTGGCATTTGAAAATAATGTTATGACAATTATGCCATTGGTATTGGCAATAGTAGCGAGCATTTCATATATTTTTATTACTTTAAAGGTTCGCTATTTCACAAAGATAGAACAACAGGAATTTTGGCAATATGAAATATGGATTATAGGAATTTATACTCTTATAAATTTAATTGTAGCATTTATAATAGGTAAAGTTATGATTTGTCTTGGAAATAGGGAGGAATGA